In Malus sylvestris chromosome 15, drMalSylv7.2, whole genome shotgun sequence, a single genomic region encodes these proteins:
- the LOC126605170 gene encoding uncharacterized protein LOC126605170, whose translation MLLRSSSTPVPNSWLQYSKDSTFFDQQPEMVQQIQRTRSVTLTASSRSPFLLSPISDSGRRLTRAVSEDDLRDFMVAPLKRKAISIPMDGFVEREEEDEIKMEMGFAASGLGRTASLGLVELEGCEAGLREDRRLLSDLEGGGVGGGGGKICGGNGGGSGESDDGDECNGFGESNQGGASTDLYYQKMIDANPGNPMILSNYARFLKEVQGDFGKAEEYCGRAILACPNDGTVLSMFADLVWQIHKDAPRAQSYFDQAVQAAPDDSYVLASYAKFLWDSEEEDKEEDEEVNLKEGGNNRASPTNLFTGIPPSPPPLAAAA comes from the exons ATGCTTCTACGGAGCTCATCGACGCCGGTGCCCAACTCATGGCTGCAGTATTCCAAAGATTCAACATTTTTCGATCAGCAACCggaaatggtgcagcaaatcCAGAGAACTCGCTCCGTTACCCTCACGGCGTCGTCGCGGTCGCCCTTTTTGCTGTCGCCGATCAGCGACTCGGGGAGGAGGTTGACCCGGGCGGTCTCCGAGGACGATCTCAGAGATTTCATGGTGGCGCCGCTGAAAAGAAAGGCCATCAGCATCCCGATGGATGGGTTTGTGGAGAGAGAAGAGGAAGACGAGATAAAAATGGAGATGGGTTTTGCTGCCTCTGGGTTGGGCAGAACGGCCTCCTTGGGATTGGTGGAGTTGGAGGGGTGTGAGGCCGGGTTGAGGGAGGACAGGAGGTTGCTGAGCGATTTGGAAGGGGGCGGCGTTGGTGGAGGAGGCGGCAAGATCTGCGGTGGTAATGGCGGAGGGAGTGGTGAATCGGACGACGGAGATGAGTGCAATGGATTTGGGGAATCGAATCAAGGCGGTGCGAGCACCGATTTGTACTACCAGAAAATGATCGACGCTAATCCTGGAAATCCCATGATCCTTAGCAATTATGCTCGCTTTTTGAAAGAG GTTCAAGGGGATTTCGGAAAAGCCGAAGAGTACTGCGGGAGAGCAATTCTGGCGTGCCCGAATGACGGAACTGTTCTGTCAATGTTTGCGGATTTGGTATGGCAGATTCACAAGGATGCTCCAAGAGCTCAGTCTTACTTTGATCAAGCTGTTCAAGCTGCCCCTGATGATAG TTATGTTCTAGCATCATATGCCAAATTTCTCTGGGATTCCGAGGAGGAAGACAAAGAGGAGGACGAGGAGGTGAATCTGAAAGAAGGGGGGAATAACAGAGCGTCGCCAACCAATTTGTTTACTGGAATTCCTCCTTCACCACCTCCATTAGCTGCTGCTGCATAG